The following are encoded together in the Salvia hispanica cultivar TCC Black 2014 chromosome 6, UniMelb_Shisp_WGS_1.0, whole genome shotgun sequence genome:
- the LOC125196619 gene encoding UDP-N-acetylglucosamine diphosphorylase 1-like isoform X1 gives MEKREMLITPPKGLLELNIRSDMRSKKERRELEWKERKKFQRRLIAAKKKLCEVEQQHVFHGFRYGEKDQRSSLANEIVTVNSKLLRQALENIGIPSTRLDLHQILATVPRSNRLKVPDNPSSNGTGVLPDPYSTLQRAGCEMISNGKVAIVLILEDIEGTEGTSNNNLVDSEGNESANPLLKALLDDNSRFPKIEDRSAVPLLLVGSTGSISYCQEFFSDHDYFAFDPQKVWFLEEEKLPLVSSSVAEDGKHKILMKSPWEFLQRPIGSAGVISLLSSQDSLLDELGELGVEYVQVRKINQEHKSDHALAGLVDSCKANVGLQVFKDMASEENLDVMLSMSFLRKLVKQVNKLQFEGVEGCNSYVEKVEKDWVDVAPTAPNSYEFRSSIFWCLDAATKNKICVLYPSDY, from the exons AtggaaaaaagagaaatgttgATTACACCACCAAAGGGGCTCCTGGAGTTAAATATTCGCTCTGATATGAGGAGCAAGAAAGAAAGGCGTGAGCTG GAATggaaagagaggaaaaaattcCAAAGACGCTTGATAGCAGCCAAAAAGAAACTATGTGAAGTGGAACAGCAACACGTGTTTCATGGTTTTAGATATGGAGAAAAGGACCAGAGGAGCTCACTTGCGAATGAAATAGTAActgtaaattcaaaattgcTACGACAGGCTCTGGAAAATATTGGAATCCCGTCAACAAG GCTGGATTTACACCAAATTTTGGCCACGGTGCCAAGATCAAACAGACTGAAGGTACCTGATAATCCTAGTTCAAATGGTACAGGAGTACTGCCTGATCCATATAGCACACTACAAAGAGCAGGATGTGAAATGATTTCTAATGGGAAAGTTGCAATAGTTTTGATATTGGAGGACATTGAGGGGACTGAAGGGACTTCCAACAACAATCTTGTTGATTCTGAGGGAAATGAAAGTGCGAATCCCCTTTTAAAAGCATTGCTAGATGATAACTCAAGATTTCCTAAG ATCGAAGACCGCTCAGCTGTGCCTCTGCTATTGGTGGGTTCTACTGGTTCAATCAGTTATTGCCAAGAGTTTTTTTCAGACCATGACTACTTTGCATTTGACCCCCAGAAG GTCTGGTTTCTGGAAGAAGAAAAGCTTCCTCTTGTTAGTAGCTCAGTTGCAGAAGATGGCAAGCATAAAATCCTAATGAAGTCACCATGGGAGTTTCTCCAGAGACCAATCGGATCTGCAGGCGTGATCAGCCTGCTTTCGTCCCAGGACTCGTTACTAGATGAACTAGGCGAACTGGGTGTGGAGTACGTCCAA GTCCGCAAGATCAACCAAGAACACAAGAGCGACCACGCCCTAGCCGGCCTTGTTGATTCGTGCAAAGCAAATGTGGGGCTGCAGGTCTTCAAAGACATGGCATCGGAAGAGAATTTAGATGTGATGCTGTCCATGAGCTTCTTGAGGAAGTTGGTGAAACAGGTAAACAAGCTGCAGTTTGAAGGCGTTGAGGGCTGCAATTCATATGTGGAGAAAGTTGAGAAAGATTGGGTCGATGTTGCACCAACTGCTCCCAATTCTTATGAGTTTCGCTCTTCAATATTTTGGTGCTTGGATGCTGctactaaaaacaaaatttgtgtCTTGTATCCATCTGATTACTAG
- the LOC125196619 gene encoding UDP-N-acetylhexosamine pyrophosphorylase-like protein 1 isoform X2 yields the protein MEKREMLITPPKGLLELNIRSDMRSKKERRELEWKERKKFQRRLIAAKKKLCEVEQQHVFHGFRYGEKDQRSSLANEIVTVNSKLLRQALENIGIPSTRLDLHQILATVPRSNRLKIEDRSAVPLLLVGSTGSISYCQEFFSDHDYFAFDPQKVWFLEEEKLPLVSSSVAEDGKHKILMKSPWEFLQRPIGSAGVISLLSSQDSLLDELGELGVEYVQVRKINQEHKSDHALAGLVDSCKANVGLQVFKDMASEENLDVMLSMSFLRKLVKQVNKLQFEGVEGCNSYVEKVEKDWVDVAPTAPNSYEFRSSIFWCLDAATKNKICVLYPSDY from the exons AtggaaaaaagagaaatgttgATTACACCACCAAAGGGGCTCCTGGAGTTAAATATTCGCTCTGATATGAGGAGCAAGAAAGAAAGGCGTGAGCTG GAATggaaagagaggaaaaaattcCAAAGACGCTTGATAGCAGCCAAAAAGAAACTATGTGAAGTGGAACAGCAACACGTGTTTCATGGTTTTAGATATGGAGAAAAGGACCAGAGGAGCTCACTTGCGAATGAAATAGTAActgtaaattcaaaattgcTACGACAGGCTCTGGAAAATATTGGAATCCCGTCAACAAG GCTGGATTTACACCAAATTTTGGCCACGGTGCCAAGATCAAACAGACTGAAG ATCGAAGACCGCTCAGCTGTGCCTCTGCTATTGGTGGGTTCTACTGGTTCAATCAGTTATTGCCAAGAGTTTTTTTCAGACCATGACTACTTTGCATTTGACCCCCAGAAG GTCTGGTTTCTGGAAGAAGAAAAGCTTCCTCTTGTTAGTAGCTCAGTTGCAGAAGATGGCAAGCATAAAATCCTAATGAAGTCACCATGGGAGTTTCTCCAGAGACCAATCGGATCTGCAGGCGTGATCAGCCTGCTTTCGTCCCAGGACTCGTTACTAGATGAACTAGGCGAACTGGGTGTGGAGTACGTCCAA GTCCGCAAGATCAACCAAGAACACAAGAGCGACCACGCCCTAGCCGGCCTTGTTGATTCGTGCAAAGCAAATGTGGGGCTGCAGGTCTTCAAAGACATGGCATCGGAAGAGAATTTAGATGTGATGCTGTCCATGAGCTTCTTGAGGAAGTTGGTGAAACAGGTAAACAAGCTGCAGTTTGAAGGCGTTGAGGGCTGCAATTCATATGTGGAGAAAGTTGAGAAAGATTGGGTCGATGTTGCACCAACTGCTCCCAATTCTTATGAGTTTCGCTCTTCAATATTTTGGTGCTTGGATGCTGctactaaaaacaaaatttgtgtCTTGTATCCATCTGATTACTAG
- the LOC125192013 gene encoding uncharacterized protein LOC125192013, whose protein sequence is MDAALELLKNKAFPRDNIPGAKKRKSAKKKENRNLSNNHSDSAPAHTHGDDDVKHQDDGEGSNVGELSSPTSEDHEMPAVEAEAGGASSMEGSIVDNGEAEKEIRIEDESGVKHGIVAQNGANRKPDDGGSSSSGSCGSSSDDENRGIKKRQAESSIASGESSVAMDDSLSGKLVEPVYDSQAAISVAPGVVEPTLEENVGEKHGTVEERTCTSVEEAGIGSAEGTPKTSDPKEYVTQENNTRSPSPRVDLDGGEQRVKESVDTQACAASEPSNTFKYS, encoded by the exons GTGCGAAGAAGCGAAAATCTGCCAAGAAGAAGGAAAATCGAAATCTGTCTAACAATCACTCTGATTCTGCTCCTGCTCACACTCATG GGGATGACGATGTGAAGCACCAAGATGATGGAGAGGGGAGCAATGTTGGTGAGCTAAGCTCCCCTACATCCGAGGACCACGAGATGCCAGCTGTCGAAGCTGAGGCCGGAGGTGCTTCTTCCATGGAAGGATCAATAGTTGACAATGGGGAGGCAGAGAAGGAGATCAGGATTGAGGATGAGTCGGGCGTAAAACATGGCATCGTTGCCCAAAATGGGGCGAACAGGAAGCCGGATGATGGAGGCTCGTCCTCATCCGGGAGCTGTGGCAGCAGCTCAGATGATGAGAACCGTGGAATCAAGAAAAGGCAAGCTGAGTCTAGCATTGCCTCCGGGGAATCATCAGTGGCAATGGATGATTCTTTGTCTGGAAAGCTAGTTGAGCCTGTTTATGATTCTCAAGCTGCCATCTCTGTGGCTCCTGGTGTTGTTGAGCCTACACTTGAGGAAAATGTGGGGGAAAAGCATGGCACTGTCGAAGAAAGAACTTGCACGTCCGTGGAAGAAGCAGGTATTGGATCTGCTGAAGGCACTCCAAAAACATCTGATCCAAAGGAATATGTTacacaagaaaataatactagatCACCATCTCCTAGAGTTGATTTAGACGGTGGAGAACAACGCGTTAAAGAATCTGTAGATACTCAGGCGTGTGCTGCGTCTGAGCCTTCGAACACATTCAAGTATTCTTGA